Proteins from a genomic interval of Oceanococcus sp. HetDA_MAG_MS8:
- a CDS encoding hydroxyisourate hydrolase, whose translation MPEQADAAVGGISIHCVDIARGIPAEGLQIRLWRVAETRELIASGSCSASGVLPHSDQDGQGIIAGLYEVEFDVAKYYRAASVAVPNPAFMETAIYRFGIEHLAEHFHLPFKFTPWGFSLFRGGACPPCF comes from the coding sequence ATGCCTGAACAAGCAGATGCTGCTGTCGGGGGAATCTCCATCCACTGTGTCGACATTGCTCGCGGCATTCCGGCCGAGGGCCTACAGATTCGCCTTTGGCGTGTGGCAGAGACGCGTGAGCTCATCGCATCGGGAAGCTGTTCAGCATCCGGTGTGCTTCCGCATTCAGATCAGGATGGCCAGGGGATTATAGCTGGATTGTACGAGGTGGAGTTTGATGTCGCCAAGTACTATCGAGCGGCTAGCGTGGCTGTACCCAATCCCGCGTTTATGGAAACGGCAATCTACAGATTCGGGATCGAGCACCTCGCGGAGCATTTTCACTTGCCTTTCAAGTTCACACCCTGGGGCTTTTCATTGTTTCGAGGCGGAGCCTGTCCACCCTGCTTCTAG
- a CDS encoding sodium-dependent bicarbonate transport family permease, with the protein MEIVAEFGLRVVSQFQSPTLAFLIGGVLLAASGSKLVIPDAIYKFAVFMLLMRIGLNGGMEIRDANLADMILPALAAVFVGGGIVILGLVTLARMPGIKRDDAIATAGLFGAVSASTLGAAMVLLEQDGIAYEAWVPALYPFMDIPALVLAIVLARLHSEKEGAKRGRRVSTWSIVKDSLQGAALSALLLGLLLGLFTNPGRVFDTFYDPLFRGLLSVLMLIMGMEAWQRLNELRRVAQWYAVYAAVMPLVHGLIAFGLGYLIHLVTGFSPGGVILLAVLASSSSDISGPPTLRAGIPSANPSSYIGSSTSVGTPIAIGLGIPFFIALAELVF; encoded by the coding sequence TTGGAGATCGTAGCTGAGTTCGGATTGCGCGTTGTCAGCCAGTTCCAATCTCCAACCTTGGCTTTTCTTATCGGCGGCGTCTTACTGGCGGCGTCTGGATCGAAGCTGGTCATTCCCGACGCCATCTACAAGTTCGCGGTTTTCATGTTGCTCATGCGCATAGGCCTCAACGGAGGCATGGAAATCCGTGACGCAAATCTAGCGGATATGATCCTGCCCGCCCTTGCTGCGGTTTTCGTTGGGGGTGGCATCGTCATTCTTGGACTCGTCACGCTTGCTCGAATGCCGGGCATCAAGCGCGACGATGCCATCGCAACCGCCGGTCTGTTTGGAGCTGTCAGCGCCTCGACGCTCGGTGCAGCCATGGTGTTGTTGGAGCAAGACGGGATCGCGTACGAGGCGTGGGTGCCGGCGCTCTATCCATTTATGGATATCCCGGCGCTGGTATTGGCCATCGTTTTGGCGCGCCTGCACTCGGAAAAGGAAGGCGCAAAGAGGGGCAGGCGCGTTAGTACCTGGTCAATTGTGAAAGACAGCTTGCAGGGGGCAGCGCTATCAGCCTTGCTGCTCGGCCTACTTCTTGGGCTCTTCACCAACCCGGGACGTGTCTTTGACACGTTCTATGACCCTCTCTTCCGGGGGCTGCTGTCGGTGCTCATGCTGATCATGGGAATGGAAGCGTGGCAGCGCTTGAACGAGCTTCGGCGGGTGGCCCAATGGTATGCCGTATACGCTGCTGTCATGCCGCTTGTTCACGGATTGATTGCTTTTGGCCTCGGTTACTTGATCCATCTCGTAACCGGGTTCAGCCCTGGCGGTGTGATCTTGTTGGCGGTTTTAGCCAGCTCGTCATCCGACATTTCCGGCCCGCCGACACTACGAGCGGGGATTCCAAGCGCCAACCCTTCCAGCTACATCGGTTCATCAACAAGCGTCGGTACCCCCATCGCCATAGGTCTGGGGATCCCGTTCTTCATCGCATTGGCTGAACTTGTGTTTTAA
- a CDS encoding DUF1826 domain-containing protein: METQQQSFLIAAPRLDYVRFAANRGPGTQYGVSTDGSEPRRVFSVPTGAPVLVRGTHWPEPPMSGLLHRSPPMEGLNQARFVLVLDPFWQITQKPVDLGPH; the protein is encoded by the coding sequence TTGGAAACTCAACAACAGTCGTTTTTGATTGCCGCACCGCGCCTGGATTATGTCCGCTTTGCCGCCAATCGCGGCCCTGGCACCCAGTACGGCGTCAGCACCGACGGCAGCGAGCCAAGACGCGTCTTTTCCGTTCCGACTGGCGCTCCTGTGCTAGTGCGCGGAACGCACTGGCCGGAGCCCCCTATGTCCGGTCTTCTTCACCGGTCACCGCCTATGGAGGGCCTAAACCAGGCGCGTTTCGTTCTAGTGCTGGATCCCTTTTGGCAGATAACGCAAAAGCCAGTTGATCTTGGCCCGCACTAG
- a CDS encoding ATP-binding protein gives MPSQGNKIMNSKSATLHMLCGKVAAGKSTLAAKLAGASQTVLIGEDAWLHLLYANEIKTLRDFQHRSLQLREAMAPHIASLLRAGLSVVLDFYANTIESRVWMRGIIEETSAAHVLHVMTPPDAVCLARLRQRNAFGTHEFQVTEDHFRQVAEHFVAPKPEEGFNIVLHT, from the coding sequence TGAATTCAAAATCCGCTACCTTGCACATGCTGTGTGGGAAGGTTGCCGCAGGAAAATCAACACTGGCAGCAAAGCTCGCGGGCGCCAGCCAAACCGTTTTGATCGGCGAGGACGCTTGGCTGCATTTGCTGTACGCAAATGAAATAAAAACACTGCGCGACTTCCAGCACCGCAGTCTGCAATTACGCGAGGCGATGGCGCCGCATATCGCCTCGCTCCTGCGCGCTGGCCTGTCTGTTGTGCTCGACTTTTATGCCAATACGATCGAAAGCCGGGTTTGGATGCGCGGGATAATCGAGGAGACCAGCGCAGCGCATGTTCTTCACGTCATGACGCCCCCAGACGCTGTGTGTCTTGCCCGGCTGAGGCAACGCAATGCGTTTGGCACTCATGAATTTCAGGTGACTGAAGACCACTTTCGCCAAGTCGCCGAGCACTTCGTTGCTCCCAAACCAGAAGAGGGTTTCAATATTGTTTTACACACCTAG